The genomic window ACTTGAATTCTGATGTGGTGAGATACTCATTTTAATTTACCTCTCGATCAATAGGTTGGGAAGCTTAggtaattgggtttttttttaaagcacatatgCATGAGCATTTTGTATTAAGAACTATTcgaagaacttacattttaatggtagATAGGAGATATACACAGATAAGGTAATTGGGAGAGACGACTGTACTGTCTGGCAGCTGAGGCTTTGTGGAGAAGGCAGTAGTGGATTGGagaaacaaatgaggaaagtgtgcatcattgtctcttttgatccttcCCACCATCCTGAGAAGTAGAGGgctattgtacccattttacagatcgaGCACACCCACACCGGCAAAGTGTCCGAGTAAGTATACAAAGACCCTTTATGTTTATCTTTTATGTCCCCTTATTGCTATAGTtctacacacagtaggtgctaaaaaaattattgaatgaaTTCAGCAAAATGAATGCCTGAATCCAGGTGCCaagacaatatttttatttctgtaaagcaGGTAACAAAGAAGAGCCTAAGTGAGTGGTTTAGGTACAGCCAGTGGTATGAAATGCTTGATACAAAAGTGAATAAGGCATCATCACTACCCTTAGAGAGCTGGTAGGCTAGTAAAGAACATGCTCTACAAGGTACAAATATAAAACAGACTGAACAGaccctttgatttttttccagattACCTGTGTATGCCTCTTAGGCATTCTCTAAACATCTCTGGCCATGGCATGTATTGcatcttgttgttcagtccttttgtTTGACCttattggaggttttcttggcaaaaatactgaactggtttaccatttccttctccagcctcgttaagactcatcttccttagttcaaagctggccttaagttatatacagaataaaaggaaataattaacagagagtaggaactggaattaagaaggtttttagctgggacttaaaggaagacaacTTCCATGTAATCCTGCTTCCTAGGGTCTCTGGCGTTTAATCTGGAGGTCTTAACACTGTACCACTCCATTTGCTAAGCTTTGGAAATGTGACTTGTCTTTAAGGCCTCTAAACTGTACTATAATTTGATGTAAGCTGTGTCATGCGTTGTTAGAGGGGTACTTGTGAGCACACAGATGGGGAACCTGTTTTGCCTTTTGTGTGTCAATGTGTTAATGATTACAGAGTGcattaggcttggagtcagacaGAAAATTTAAATTCTAGACCCTGCGCTTTTACTAAACTCGCCAAGTAACTTTtttccctctgagcctcagttttctcatttgtaaaaatggagaGATTGAATTCAGTAAAGTCCCTTAGCACTGACACTTACTGAGCCTTTGATTCGTATACTGATAAATGCTTTCTCCAGCGTGTTTTAACTTTTCATCTTAGTTAATTCTTAAAGTCATCCTTGCTTTTTGTTCTTAGTATATTTTTTACTATTTTCatcttatggatgagaaaaccGAAGACCAGAAAGAGAAGGCTGTTCGTCCAAAGTCATGGCAGTGAGTGAGGTAGTGATGAAGCCTGACATCaatccaagttttctgacttTTAGCATaggacttaattttttttttcttcaaggtttGTTTTTTAGGCTTTTTCCCCACAATATGATGACTTTCTCTGTTTGTGAGGCAGTTTTTATCAGCACCACCACCATTCTccatcattgattttttttttctcttctgttttactTATAGGTATTTGGCCTGTATAAAGGTATTGGGTCACCAATGATGGGCCTGACCTTTATCAATGCCCTTGTGTTTGGAGTCCAAGGCAACACAATCCGGGCCCTGGGAAAAGACACACCCATGAACCAGTTCTTGGCTGGGTCCGCGGCAGGCGCCATCCAGTGTGTAATCTGCTGCCCCATGGAACTGGCCAAGACTCGGATGCAGCTTCAAGGCACAGGCGAATACAAACTGAAGACAAGGACCTACAAAAACTCCCTGGATTGCCTGGCGAAGATCTACCAGCAGGAGGGCCTGCGTGGCATTAACAAAGGCATGGTGTCCACTCTGATCCGTGAGACACCCAGCTTTGGCTTCTACTTCTTGACCTACGACTGCCTTACCCGTTCCCTGGGCTGTGAGCCTGAGGACAGCTTTGTGGTGCCCAAGCTGCTATTGGCAGGTGGCATGTCTGGGATTGTGTCCTGGCTCTCGACCTACCCCATGGATGTGATTAAGTCCCGTCTGCAGGCTGATGGTGTGCGGGGTGTCCAGCAATACGATGGCATCCTCGACTGTGTGCGCAAGAGTTATCAGGTGGAAGGCTGGAGGGTGTTCACCCGGGGTCTCACATCCACCCTGCTGCGGGCCTTCCCGGTCAATGCAGCCACCTTTGCCACTGTTACCATCTTCCTTATGTATATGCGGTCAGAGGAAGTGATGACAGAGTGTGAGGCACTCCCTCAGCCTTCCAGCTTGTAAAGATTTGGCCCCAGCCCTAGGATGTCTCCTGTTCACTTTTGACATGTCCCTCTCTTCCCAGAGCTGGACTTTGCCctatcatatttttgtaaatgccTGTCCTTGTAGAAGACGATGTAAACAAACTCTACTAAGCTTTTTCACCCGACTTGACCTGGGTACCATCTTGTCCTCTGGGGAGCCTGGGTATCATCCCTTTTGGTGACATGGTCCTTCCTTCTATTGTTTCTTGGGAATGCAAGCAACCTTTGTTCTAAAGCACTTCAGATGCCAGCATTCTGATTCTAGGGCACACTGGAGTTAATTCATTTTCTCCTGATGCCAGCATTCTGACAAATTCTTTCTTGGACTTTAATTAACTAGACCTTCTTCAAGGGGGTCATATCTACACTACTCTTGAAGAATTTGGAGGCCATTTGTCTTTGGGCCTAGTCACATTTTACTTTCTTATATTAGACCCATTTGATTTTTCTTAGGCTTAGATTTAGAGACCTTTATCATGTGACCAGcaaaagatttggagtcaggccTAGGTTTGAATGTCACCtgttcctgtgtgaccttgagcaaatcacttcttcGACGGGATCAATTTCCTTTATCATAAAATGTGGGTGTTGGAATTGGTGATCCCTGTGgtctttccaaatctaaattttaGGGTTCATAGTCCAGGCATGTTGTTGGCTTCCTTCCTATTCTTCCTGCCTCAGAGGATAAGTCTTGGCTCTGGATTGAGGCTAAGAAACACGTCCCCTTATTCATGGTTCTGGGTCAGCAAGCATTTCATTCAGGAGCAGTACTGCAGCTGGGTACACAAGCAGAGAGGCCTGGGCATCACTCCCCAGCAAGAAACAGAAAGTCTGCTTGTGGTgttttatagataatgaagtcAACTAATATTTTTATCTTGTTAAACTCAGGACAGGCAGAATTAATGGAGTCAGATGAGAATTCCATACCCCAACCCCTGCACTGCATATTTTGAATGGGCATCTTAGGCCATAGCCCACAGCGATGTAGATAGATGTGATTTGGGCATATTGAGAAGTGTACAGTATCAAATGTGGACTCTggaaatttttgtatttattgctGTCAGAATGGCATTCTCATTTTTGAGGATCTAATAAGCCTTGTTAATTAATGAAAATACTTTGATAATGGGGGATGAGCTGCAGATAATAGAGAATGGTGCTATTCACCATCTTGTTTcttgggaaagaaggaaatggctcTCCCTAGGTGACAAGTGCAGGAGATGTGGGGCAGGTTTAGGAAGTTCAGGGGATGGGTCCTTTTTACGTTGTATTTTAAGGAAACATAATTAAGAGCCATTTGCACTGTCAGAATTTGGCTGGAGATACTTATTTTCTGGATCCAAATATTTGGCAGAAGGCAGAGAAGTATTGTGGCCATTTGTAGACTCCCACTGAGGTGCACACCGAATGTGCAGTGTGTCACCTAAAGTTTATGTAATGCAAGTCATATCTTTGTAAGATTTTCTGTAATTATTGTACAGactcaattaaaaatttttttttaaatcaagactTAAAAAATTTACTGATGCCTTTTTTTTACATTAGCCAATTCTGGATACGCATACCATTATACCTTCCCACCCAACGCTCCATTGAACCCTCTTTTATAACAAAATAGTGAAACCAAAGAGCGATACTGAGACTTTATCTGACAAGATATTAAGACATCCTGCCCCCATGTAGCCCCTGAATCTCCCCTTAAGGAAAGTAGTTGTGTTTCGTTATTTATTTGGGACCAATTGGATTTTCAATTTCTCagtctttctttactttttataaTACAGAAGAAAGGTGGTATCCAATACAGTCATTCAGCAAACGGTTACATGTTGACCTGTGCAGACAGCTACTCTGTAGGATTCAGGGGACCATTCAAAGATTTGGAAGACATGGTTCCTCTattaccttcatttctaaatatgttCCTCCCTGCTCTTATGCCCAGAGAAATGtttcttatatgtaaaaaggaatttttttttatgtctaataagaatgtatatcagattgcatgccaagGAAAAGTGGtgaaaattgaaaactcaaaagcttatgaaagtgaacgttgaaaactcaACTAAGCTCATTCGAggctcattgaattgaattatccTTCAAGATCTGGTTGAATCCCTCTTTCTATCCCTATCACGGAGCTGGCCTGCATAGCCTTTCTGCTGCCCTTCCAATTTCTGACTTCCAATTCCTTCAAGGCCCACCAGACCATTTCTTTCACCCTCCTCTCTTCTACATCCTTGAAATCTGCCTGCACCTTCAAATTTCTCAGCATTTTGCTTGGCCCCCTGCTTGGTACACACCACACTATGTTGTGGTTACTTCTGAAACTTATTCTACCTTATTAAATTCAAAACCACTTAGGAGTCCGGACTTGATCTTAATCCATATTTCTCCTATAGTGGATATACTACAGGGAATAAGTTTAatgatttaataataatttaatgatTTAATAATGTTTAATGATTGTTTAATTTGAGCATATATCCAGACTAAGTGATTCACATTTACTTGATGCATTTTGGTGTACAAGATGTTTTCCTTATAGCCCTGTGAAATTTAACGGGAGACAGTATCAGCCCACCCAAGGGGTGAGGCCTGCAGGAAGGTGGGCTAAAAACTCTCCCTCATAAAAAAGGAAGAGGTTTGATTCTGAGGGACTTTAGCCCTGAAAATGTTCCTGGGACAAATATTCATGCCACTTAAGGGGTCCTGTGTTAGGAGCAGTGATAAAAGAAAACTAATAGTACAATTGGTATCCCCAAATCTAGTATTTAGAAAGGGCAAACTGCCTGGAGTACCAGGGACGGAGCCTTCAGCTGAGTCCCGAACCTCTCACACTCACTTGCTTGTGATGCTTACTTAGCTCTGAGAAGTCTGCCTTAGGACTCCCCTTCTACTGAGGCCACTCGAAAAATAGTCACAATCATTGCTCAGATTGTATCGATCCCCCAAAGATTCATTAAGATCCCTCCTAATAACAACCCCATGAATAGGATGAGATTATCTTTTCACAGATGAAACAAGCTCCAGGATAACTGAAGCTGTCtccccaagttcacacagcttaGTGTTACATCTAGGCTTCAGAGTAGGTATTGAGTGACTGCAGTGTGGTTGGTTTCTAACAGGTAGCTGCTGCTACTTCTGAATACTCTTGGgccaagagaagagagaggtgtATGCTGTTCCTGGTATCTAAACTGAAGTAGCCACTGGGGTGGGGTGCAGGAATGACAAAAATTGAGGTAGGAATCAGCTAGGTTTCAagtgctgaacttgaagtcagaaagaccagagttcagatttAGGCAAGTTCTTTCTTCACTGTGTGACCTAGGATAAGTCATGTaatctctgtcagcctcagtttcctcctctatagaatggagatgggcagctaggtggcacagtggatagagcttcaGCTCtccccgagttcaaatctgactacagacactagctatgtgactctgggcaagtcacttaaccctatttcctcagtatcctcatctgtaaaatgagctagagaaggaaatggccaaccactccagtatctttgacaagaagaccccaaatgggagTGGGGCaggactgaaacagctgaacaacaaaaaaatggagataagagcTCTTCCCTCCTGATCTAAGGAGATATTTGTaacttcacaaatcttaaagtgctacataaatccTAGCTACTACTACAAAAAGTTCTGGGGAATACTGAAGTCAGCCAAGGAAGAAGACTGGCAGATTCATGGCTTTCCACTGCTGATCTGTTCTATCTGCTTCCTAAAAAAATTCAACAACCACTCAAAGAAGCCTGGCCAAATCGCCTATGTCAGTAATTAGGTGGGTTAAAAACGACTGGATTTTCAGGCACATTGAACAATCAATCacaagcagttattaaatgctgactatgtgccagggcacaggtagtaaatgcttactatgagctaagtgctggggatccagaaaagaaacagcccctgtcctccaGAATGAGGAAGATAGCATACACACGATACAGAGATGTACAAAGTGGATTCAAGGTGACCTTATAGAGGGAAGACAAAGGGATCAAGAGAGACTGGCACAGGGTGGTGCTGGAGCAAAGACTCAGGAAATCAGAGATTCCAACACAtggcaagaaggaaagaaaatactacaagcacaGAACACACAGCTAGTGCAGACAAGCTGGGATGGAGTCCTGACTACCACACTTATTACCTGCATGACCTTAGGAAAGTGAATTAATGtctctggatttccttttcccctgCTAAAGAGGGATTTGAGCTAGATGACCATTGTTTTGGTTTTAAAGCAAAAGACAATAACTGAAGGGCTTGGGGTGGATTTTATCTGTAAAGATTTGCTATATCTGTAAAGATCTAGACCTAAAGAAGGGCAGGTAAGTGGTGACTTAGTATGAAGTGAAGTGGACAGGGCACTGGGCCTTAAGtcagatgagtcttactgacttgaaatctggcctcagacacttactagttgtgtgaccctgggtaaggtgcttaaccctgtgtgcctcactttcctcatctgtaaaatgagctggagaagaaaatagcaaaccacttcagtttctccgccaagaaaatcccaaatggggtcacaaaatgttggaagtgactgaacaacagcaaaactCTATACAATATCATATTGAGAAATGATCGTATGATATACACAATTGATGCAAATATATAGGTATAAGATATTGCCccactgataaatggtcaaaggatatgaacaggcagttttcagaggaagaaattaaagctatctatgtcatatgaaaaaatgctctaaatcactattgattagagagatgcaaatcaaaacaactctgaggtaccacctcacatccatcagattggcaaacatgacaaagcaggaagatggtaaatgttggagaagatgtgggagagttggaacattaattcactgttgctggacctgtgagctgatccaactgttctggagagcatttggaactatgcacaaagggctacaaaaatatgcataccctttgatccagcaatgtcacctctagaactgtatcccaaagagatcataaaaatggaaaagggtcccacatgtacgaaaatatttatagcagcactctttgtggtggccaaaaactggaaatcaaggggatgcccatcaattagggaatggctgaataaatcatggtatatgaatgtaatggaacactattgcactataagaaatgatgaacaggaagacttcagagaggcctggaaagacttatatgaactgatgctgagtgaaaggagcagaaccaggaaaactttgtacacagcaacaaccacagtgtgtgaagaatttttctggtagacttagaccttcacagcaatgcaaggacctaaaaaattcccaaaggactcttgaggcaaaatatcctccacatccagagaacgaactatggaactggattgcagaatgaagcaattttctcctgtgttatgttttgttttgggttttttttcatggtttcttctattcattttaattcttccatgcaacatgactaaggggaaaatgtatttaataagaatgtatgtgtagaacccacataagattgcacaccatcttggggaggtggggagagaggaaaaagggaggagagagggggagaaaatctaagatttatggaagtgattgtagaaaactgaaaacaaattaatttttaaaaaaagctattcccccattgataaatggtcaaagatttgATTAGATAGTTCTCAAAGGTAGACCATCCAAGCTATCAAAAAGCATATGAAACACTTCAAGTCACTGACAACAGAGAAATACATATTAAAGTAATACTGAGGTTCTCACCTAACATCTGTTTGTTGTTGCTCTTTTGTGCATACTTTGACTCACCAATACTTCTAGGCCTATATCTCAAAGAAGTAGGAAGAAGACCCATgtgtatataataaaatatttatagcagttctttttctagTGGCAAAGGACCAGAAGCTAAGGGGGTGTCTATCAACTAAGTAACCTATGATTGAATAAGTTATAATATATGAATAGAAGGAATCCTTTTTtgctagaagaaatgaaaggCATGAGTTTGGAAAAATCTAGGAAAACTCTTATTGATACaacatgaagtgagcagaaccaggcgaACAATTATATAGTAACCACATCATGAGggtaaacaactttgaaagacttcagctCTTAAGTCAAATCAATATGAAAAGTCACCCAACCTCTGTTTAAATGTCCAAAGGGCTCTAGGAAACTCACTATCTTCCCCAGAAGTGGAGAAACTTAGGTTTTAATCATGGCTCTGCCCTTCCTGGATGTGGGATCACTGACAAGTAATTGTTAGGATGGTACGTAATGTAATGAGTCAGAATATGTCTCCTTGTAACACCCTCCCCTTGTTTCTAGTTTTGCCCTCTAGGACCAagtaaaataaatctaattttatCTGCCAAATTTGTCTCTCTATAGCTTCCTACCAAAACTCTCTGCTCCTGTTGGGCTACCTCTTCACTTTTCCCACAGAAGTTCATAAGAAACATTTCTGAGTGCATAAAATGAGTAAAACCACCTGCCTAAACTTTTGTAGATCAGAGcctcaaccagaaaaaaaaagtgagccaGGGGAATCAAGAGCTAGGAGCTGACAGTATTAATAGCCCACATTTCTTCTGGAGGcatcttatctgtaaaaggttATAAGGGGGAAAGCTAGAGATGTTCAGCTTAAGTCTTTAACCCCCTTGCCCCAGTCCACTCCCTTTCTGtgcatggcagagtagaaagtaCATGGCTATCGCCCAAATGaatatggacaaatcacttcctctttctgggccttgcattcctttctttgcctttatCACTTTCTACCTTGTATCATTTTTTGTGTCACTCTTTTGAACATGGAGAATGTGATGTTCTCCAAATCAGCCTATCAATTTCCtgataggaaagaaagaagtaagcatgtattaagcttCTTCTGTGTGCCAGGTTAAACTCAATCgttacaacatccctgggaggtaggtgctattaataacttaattttccagctggagaaactgaggcagacagaggttaacttacagctagtaagtgtgtgaggctgaatttgaattcaggtctccttgattctaagcccaacactctaaccactgtaccacctagctgcctctaaggaATATTTAAGATTGGCCCCAGAAAATTCAATAGGTAGAAGCTTTGGAGAGATAATCAATAGTGATGATTCCTAGGATTCAAGTCTGAGGAACTGGGAGAATGGTGtggccctctacagtaatagagaaagtttcaggggaaagataatgagttctgttttggacatactgagtttaagatatccagttcaagatgtctgaaaggcagttggagacatGAGATTAGAGGTCCAAGAGATTGGGGCAGGATAAGTAGATTTGGGGATCATCAATATACAGATGCTGATGAGATctccaagtgaagtagtatagagggagaagacaaCCTATGACAGAACCCTGAAAGACTCCTATGGCTAGAGGGTGAGATCTGAAGGAGATTCCAGAAAATCAAAGAATAAGTGGTCATAGAGaaagtggtgtcctgaaaacaCCTCCTTGAcgtcaaggaggagagagtgatgaaCAACGTCAAAGGCTGccgagaggtcaaggagaatgaagactgagaaaggacGTTGGGTATAGCAACTacaagatcattggtaactttggagactGTAATTTCAGTGAGATGTCAGAAGTCTTTTTGAATTTACCTAtaaaggacagaagagatataggacaatagtggggatagaaggatcaagtgatttttttcaggATAGGGGTGACATGGGCATGTGCCTTCTAATTTAATTACAGAATTTATTAAAAGTATATCAATCACTAAGTATCTACCTAGAGCAATCCTGATTCTGTCTTTAATCCTTTGTGATCAGTGGAGCTGCCATGACACCTGAGTTGCCTTGAAGCATGGAGTAAGAAGTCCTGGCTTATCGTGGACACCCCTTTCCCACTATGACTTGAAGATCATCATTTCTAGGGCTCCCTGATTGTAGCCCTTTCCTATCCCTTccttctcagttctgctttggaGGCACTGGTCCTTGTCTCAGTGATAGGAAGGTCAGGGGGCTTTCCTAGTTTGTAGGGTTTAGTCCCATTTTGGGAAGGCTGTAGGGCTGTCCTAGATTGAAAGTATTTATTGATCTAGCCTTAGCAGGGATCTGCCCTAGTGGCTTGTCCTTGTTTTTGTCTCTGCTTCTTGATTCCTTTGGCTATCTCCAATTAAGATATGTGTTCTTCCCTTGTAAGCCTTCCTTTAAACAAGCCACATAAACAGACCTATTTCTTTCAGCATGCACTAGCAGGTCACTTAATTGTTATACAAAGGCACTTTTGTCTTAGCAATGAACTTTGACAGGGAGATATATCctaaggaagtcaaagaaaaaaagagagatcccACATAGGGAAATATTCATAGTTAGGGGAGCCTAGATGGTATACTAGATAGAAAGaggtagacctggagtcaggaagacttgagttcaaatcaaccCATACAgccttactagctatgagaccctggacaagtcatttaatttctgtttgcctcagtttcctgagctataaaatgagaattataagagttcctacctcttagggttgttattatgaggatcaaatgagat from Notamacropus eugenii isolate mMacEug1 chromosome 1, mMacEug1.pri_v2, whole genome shotgun sequence includes these protein-coding regions:
- the SLC25A29 gene encoding mitochondrial basic amino acids transporter isoform X1; this translates as MALDFLAGCVGGAAGVLVGHPFDTVKVRLQVQSVEKPLYRGTFHCFQSIIKQESVFGLYKGIGSPMMGLTFINALVFGVQGNTIRALGKDTPMNQFLAGSAAGAIQCVICCPMELAKTRMQLQGTGEYKLKTRTYKNSLDCLAKIYQQEGLRGINKGMVSTLIRETPSFGFYFLTYDCLTRSLGCEPEDSFVVPKLLLAGGMSGIVSWLSTYPMDVIKSRLQADGVRGVQQYDGILDCVRKSYQVEGWRVFTRGLTSTLLRAFPVNAATFATVTIFLMYMRSEEVMTECEALPQPSSL
- the SLC25A29 gene encoding mitochondrial basic amino acids transporter isoform X2; this translates as MMGLTFINALVFGVQGNTIRALGKDTPMNQFLAGSAAGAIQCVICCPMELAKTRMQLQGTGEYKLKTRTYKNSLDCLAKIYQQEGLRGINKGMVSTLIRETPSFGFYFLTYDCLTRSLGCEPEDSFVVPKLLLAGGMSGIVSWLSTYPMDVIKSRLQADGVRGVQQYDGILDCVRKSYQVEGWRVFTRGLTSTLLRAFPVNAATFATVTIFLMYMRSEEVMTECEALPQPSSL